TCTCGATCATAGCGAAGCGTCGTGTGATAGCGTTATCGAGCTCGTTGACGGTTCGATCGGACATGTTCATCGTACAGATAATACTCACCCGTGGATCGAGCTCGATCGGATCACCGTCGTCCGTCTCGATGAGGGTTTGGTGACGATTTTCGATAGCTGTGTAGAGTGGGCCGAAGATTTGTGAGATGTCCGCTCGGGTTATCTCATCGATAATCACCGAGTAGTCGATGTCGTATTCCTGGGCTTTCTTGGCCGCATCCGTCACACAGCCGAGCTCTGTACGGTAATTGAGTCGCCCTCCGACGCCACTATGTGAGAGATCCGGTCCGATTCCGCCGATGATTTCTTTGGCTGTCCACGACGGATCGGCCGTGCTTAGCGTGTAAGTGGTACTCTGATCCAAAGCAAGCTGCTTAGCAAATGTCGTCTTGCCGGTCCCAGTTGGACCGTAGAGTACGACTGGTTTTCCCACCTGCAAGGCAGTGACGGCGTTTTTGTAGGCAGTTTCAGGGACGAGAACGTCGCTCGGGGTATTGTCTTGGCGAGTGCTGACGAGCTGCTTGAGATCGTGCGAAGCTTTTGGGGATCTTAGAATAGCACGTCGGATTTGTCCAATACCTCGCTCACCCTCGTGGTAGACATCGAGTTTCTGTTCCCGGATAAGGTAGTTTAAGACTTCATCGCTTTCGGCATCCTTGATTGCACTGACGACCTTGTTCGAGACTTCACGGAGAACGCTCAGTTCATTCTGGGCGTCCTCTACCGTATAACTACTTGTCGAGGAGCTCATTTTGACGAGATTCATAGCCTACGCACTAAACTCTATCCAGTAGAGAACGGACCGCTTCTGAATGAGTTCGGCCATGTCACTCTCCTCTTTCGACCAACCGAATACGAATGGGCCAAGCAAGAATGGGCACGATGTGTCGAAATGACCACCAACCCTGTAGAACATCTGTTTCTATACAACACGTTGGATGCCAGATATTACTCTAGAAACAGTT
This genomic interval from Halococcus sediminicola contains the following:
- a CDS encoding AAA family ATPase — its product is MSSSTSSYTVEDAQNELSVLREVSNKVVSAIKDAESDEVLNYLIREQKLDVYHEGERGIGQIRRAILRSPKASHDLKQLVSTRQDNTPSDVLVPETAYKNAVTALQVGKPVVLYGPTGTGKTTFAKQLALDQSTTYTLSTADPSWTAKEIIGGIGPDLSHSGVGGRLNYRTELGCVTDAAKKAQEYDIDYSVIIDEITRADISQIFGPLYTAIENRHQTLIETDDGDPIELDPRVSIICTMNMSDRTVNELDNAITRRFAMIEIDEYSEDNRATLFNDWIDQFLGDIPLIDEDTLFELFEQDYRGINEGSRTSTRGSIMRFGPMHYRDIAVFLGKALQDDKLYMDDPGEAIGQAFRTYIVPRLLNAAAYPQIEQIKEHYNALDEEFEDYNLAPAADLAARQVEEEQRRMGT